From the Debaryomyces hansenii CBS767 chromosome F complete sequence genome, the window TGTAAAGCATCTTACTCTGGAACAAGACAAAATAGAGTCAGCCAATCATTTGACTTGAGGGGCTATACATAAACTCTAGGTATAATACTTATTAGAATCGTAGGCTTGAAAATAATAGctaaaatataatatacagGTTCTATCGATTTCATTCGAGAAAATCCTGATTATGAATACATTAATTGTAGATATACTATTTCATACTATCAAAACGAACATTACATCAATGCTGTCCGGTACTTGGAATCCTCCATCATATTCAGCACAAGATGCTGATGAGTTCATCATtgctgatgaagatgagACTTCATCGCAAAGAATCCAACCAGATGTAACAGAGCATACACCTATGTCAACTTCTTCTCATAATGCCAATGCCAATGCTAATACTAATTCGATGTTTTCATCGTTTTCATTCGGCCCAAAGGttgatttatcatcaacattCGCTCCCTTCACACAATCAAAGACATTCACAGATTCAAACACTATAAAAGAACGCCAATATAGCGGAGGGGATACGCTTGATGAACCTGTGTGGAACACATTGAAAAGGGATTTATCACAAATAGGACGGAGACTAGCAATAGTTGTATGGCCAATGCAATTAGCTAGCTTGGCTGCCAAACAACAACTGAGGTTAATTGACTTTGCTAGCAATAATGGGATTAACTTGCCGCAGCTGATAGTAAACGCACGAAGAATCTCAGTATCGGAGAAtcaaaatgatgatgaggatgagGATAGAGAAACAGGAGTAACTGGCGATGAATTGCTTTCCCAAACAACTCTAGAGTGGGATTTATGGGGACCATTGATTTTCTCTTTAGCATATTCGGTAACTCTTGGAGTATCCGCTTCTAAAAATGAAACAAATCTGGTATTCTCTGggtcattttcatttatatgGCTATTCTTTATTGTTATCGGcttaaatattcaattgttaGGTGGGAACATATCGTTTATGTCTGCCATCAGTGCTACGGGCTATTCAATGTTTCCAATTACATGCGGTACTCTTATTTGTACTTTAGTTGTTAAATGGAAATtgattagaattattatcatgTCAATTCTAGGTGCCTGGAGTATATATTCTGGGGTGATGAGTTTAAAATGCTCGGGTGTGTTACCAGGAAGGGTTTTGTTAGCGATATATCCTGTTGGTCTAATGTATTCTGTATTGAGTTGGTTATGTATAATTACCTGATTTAGAACatgatttaaaaaaaataatctttaaatatatatttatttaaatagCTTAAACAACgtaattataaaaatatggTAAAAGGTTAACTAATAGAGTTTtagaaaattaattaaaaagaGATTTTCGCCCTTGTTGGCACAGTCGTCGTGCACTGCAAATTTAGCCAGCTGgttaatttgaaaaaagtGCTCGGTTCGACTCGTGAAGAGAATTTTAACatatttaatgatgaataaCATGGATGTGAACAATCTCTGAGTATAACCATACGGTTATGCGTAGATTACAAAACCTGCCTTCCTACTGATAATGTTTTAATTCCTTTATTTTACATAAATGCTTGTTTTATTTTCGTTCATTGTTAATTTTTAAAGTGAAAGTTATCATTGTAAGCGATCTTAAGTACTTGATGTGTGTCCTGATTAAATTAGTTAATGCTAACAAACCTATACAATACATAcagatgaaaataaatatatagttTATCTGATGAAGTCATTTACCTTTTTGTctcctcttcttcctctCCATTTTAGCAATTTCTCGCAAGTCGTCTTCACTAGGTTCATAAATATGCCAAATAGTATAGTGTGGTAAACCACCAACTCTGAATCCCATAGATTTGGCCATTTTACCAAACGCCTCGGTTTCAGCATGGTTTAAAAATGTAAATGCTGGGAAATGAACACCCTGCCTGAAAATTCGAGCTCTTGCTAATATAGAAACACCACCCACACCGTCAATGtcaattatttcatttgGATCCCCATTTGGATCTCTAATATACGCTAGATGTACTCGCCAAGTTGGGTATTCAGCATAACCTTCCACAATaacatcttcttcatctaagGATTTTGCCAATTCTACCGCAGCTTCAGATTCAACCCAGGAATTCAAATCATACGGCTGTTCATTACCTAGGAATGTTGGTAATGGCCTCCAAACATTTGGCACCATCACATCGTAGTCATGTTTCAttaaatcttgaataacTGAACCCGGGCAAGTTTCAATATCTACGTCTCTCCAGTAAACCCATGAGTGGTATGATTTCAATGCATTAGAAGTCAACCAATTTCTGGCCCTCCCCATCAATTTCCTACGAATTCCTTGAACTTTTACAGCATGTCTATCACTGAAACCCTGTCCTATTACTTGACCAAAATCTTTCCTGAAAATGGATATTGATCTGAACGGCTTATGATAATTTTCGTGGAATGTTTCGGGATTATAGGactttttaatattattcatataatCTGGATCCATGTATAATTGGTACAAATCAGATGATCCTTTAATTACATTCGCGTGTCTCTGACGTTCACCGAGTTGTAGTTTGTTTAATAAAGTACCATTTTGCAAAGCCAcagaatattcaaaaacGGTCTCCAAAGTACGATCATCTGGAGAACAATCGGAAACCAAGAATGCTATATCAATTAATGAATGATCATAtgtcaaattcattaagtTATGGAACGCCATAGGAAGTACGCTTTCTGCATTTCTTAAAGgcatcaaaaataatactACGTCTCCCTGAGACAATCCATCCGTTGACCCTTTATAGTCATTAAGGTCGTAATAGTCCACCGTTTCTTTATAATTCTCCTCTTCACTTTTTAGCCCCGTTATATCCTGTTTTTCTATCCCGTCTTTGGTAGCATGGTATAATTCGTAGTCATTTTCAGGGTCCGTCTTACCATTTATGTGGTTTTCTGACGCTGTCTGTGAAGAGAAATTAGATCGAAAGAATAATATCCATATCAATATGGCAGAAATAAAACCAATTGCTATCTTCTTATATAACGACTGCGGATTAGATCTTCTCGGGTTAAACTTGTTATGTCTAAAAACTTGTTAAtacatattcaattaaatgGTCTTCATAGAATACATACATAGGAAGATCGGTTTTTTTACCGTAGTCATCTAACACCATTTCCTAAAAACTATATCTTCAATGTCAGATGATATCAACGCCACTATCgaatcaaatattgaaaagataaGCAGAGTACTACTTGTGATCTGACTAGTTTTCAATAGTCGTCAATACTCGCGAGTGAACTGAAAATTTCGCACgtgtatataaatattctataTGTAGTATCTATATAACCTCTTGCAATCCATTCTCTTCGGGTTTAAACCATTCTGTCTTCAAGGTATTCCAACAAAGTTTAGCAAGAGATAAAGCTCGATTTTCACCAATATCAGATTTTCCTTCAATGTAGATTTTTAATTTGGGTTCAGTTCCTGAACCACGACAAGTAAATCTCACTAATTCGTTATCTGATTGTGCATCTTTTGGTTTCAATGTGGCAGTAATCATCTGTGAGGTGGGATCAACAGGTAAATCAGGCACATGGGTGGGGGTCAGAGTATCGTATCCTAGGGTTAGATCTCTCCATGAATCGACTAAGAATGTGTCTCCTAGAGTTTGTGGATGAGGCCTTCCTTCATACGATTTACGAATAGtgttttcaaatattttttggGTCATCGATAGATCGTTTAGCTTATAGTAGCCATTTGCTTCTTTGTACCAACCGTATTTTTCATATCCCTCgtttaatttatcaacGGGATCgtaattttctttgtttgCAAACCAAGTTTCGTACAATTGTAGCCAAATAACTAGGGCAGAAATGCCATCTTTGTCATTAGCTACACTAAACATAAAGCCTATCGCTTCCTCGTAACCAAATGGTACGTTAAACccttctttctttaaatcaATGGCCTTATTACCAATCCATTTGAATCCAGTTAAGGTGTCAATAAACTTAAACCCATGATGTTGTGCCATTGAGGCTAAGACTTGTGATGAAACGGtagaattaattaagtATGTTTTATCTAGCTTATTTTCTGGagttaattcttcaatcaCGTACATTGCAAACAAGAACCCAATCTCATTCCCTGTTAACTGCACCCATTCATTTGTTTTATATGACTTAATTGCAACACTAAATCTATCCGCATCCGGATCGTTCGCAATAACTAACTTATGGCCCAGTTCGTTTGCATTTTTGATCGATAAAGCTAATGCACCCTTTTCTTCTGGATTGGGAAACTTCACCGTCAGAAACTCGGGATCAGGATTCATTTGCTCTGTGACAGGTTTGATATCGGattttgtttcaaataaagaGATAATTTTATCGAAAATCTCCATTCCTACTCCATGCATTGGAGTGTAAGTGAAATCATAGCTCAATTTATGATTTTGGATTAAAAGCTCATTAACTGCGTTAACATACATTTCTGTAGCTTTTCCTTTTACCccaaataataacttatcagcatttttcttgaaattccCTACAATATCCCATACATGTTGGTTAAGCCAAGGGTCCAAATTTCTCTCAATAGAGTTAGCTATTCCTGAGTCATTTGGGGGTATGATTTGGCAACCATTTCCATAATAGACTTTATACCCATTATCTTGAGCAGGATTATGAGAAGCTGTGACCATAACTCCTGCTGAGGctttgaaataatcaatgGCGAATGGTACTAATGGCGTATGCACATATCCTCTATCAGCTTCTTGGAGCTCATTAAATTTAGCCTCTGAAAGTTCAATAGATTCGCGTGATAAATTAGTTGTTGAACCTAAGTAATATACCTTAAACCCTTGTGTCAAAGCAACACTGGCTGTAATTTCAGCAAATCTCTGGGAATGAAATCTATGATCATAACCCACAACAATAGATAAATTCTGgtttgattcatttttctcgagtaaatatttgatcaaCCCTTGAGAAGCCTGAAGTATGGTAACATCATTCATATGTGCAAAGCCAGAAGTCATCGTTGACCTCAACCCGGCGGTACCAAACGCAATTCGCTTCGAAAGtttttcattcaattttgaataatttccTTCTTGTTGTAGTTCAATTATCTCCTTTCTTGATTTCGGATTGATATCAACCGATATCCACTGTTCGACTAAAGTATTCAAGGTCTTAATTTGCTCTTCAGAATATTCttccattattatattattagttGTTGAAGGTAAGGGCAATTGAAGTTAAGAATACAAGATTTAATTTGTGCAGGTTAAATTATCCTATActcaattttattgaaattatgTTACGTTATTTTCGAATAACACTATATACTATACAACGGAAGAAAAATACAAGTAGAATACATTAGATTAACATCATGCATAGGCTAGTTGAAATTCTAATATAGAAGAATTTTGAGTAACACCTGCAAATTTTATCTCTCCAGTGTtcttaaattcttcatcatcagcaGTGTTTAAAATATCCAAGCTTAACAACGCAGAGTTCGACTCTTCAATAGTTTTTTCACTCAAATTATCGAGCCATTTCTTACCTTTCTTAATATATCTATGTAAGCTTAGCATATTCCTCGAATCATATGTAATGATTATCGACGAAGATGGatcaattgcaaaatctaCCAATTCGTTCGAAAATTCTATCGAATGAATAATGGCATTCTTTCGCAAATCAATTATGTCCAAACAACTTGCATTCTCACCATTGGCAGATGAAACTAATAACCAATATCCATTCGATGCAAATGAAAgttttttaatatttggatatttggatttaatattaaatacAGATTGTCCTGATgtcaaattataaattgtTACCTCTCCATTTTCAGTGCCTGTACCTAATAGAGCACCATCTACGTGGATATCACCACAacatatattatttactttCGAGGAGCGGAATAAAACGGCCATTTCGTCAAGGTCATTCAAAGACCAAGTTCCATCACGCGAGAATAAAATGAAAAGGTTAGTTAATGTGGGATGAGACActatttgaaagatttcACCCTCATGATTATGTTCAAATAAAGTTTTGCTGTCTCTAACAAACACCTTTTCCTTATACGCAAGTATAGGCACTTGTTCGTCTTTATGTATGACTTGATTCACAGCCGTTACTAATCCCTTATGTGTGATTTTAGTCACATTGTTCTTTCCAGgattattaaaattgtaAACAGCAACAGACCCTGTGGACGATCCCActaaaagaattttattGGTTGCATTCACGAATGAATTTTCTGCCTTCTTGAAAGGCTGTGCGTGATTTGCAATGAACTCTACGGTTATATTTTGCTCAGGAGTAATAGGTAAAGTAGGCTTCTGGGATTTATGTAATTGGAACAACTCGTCACGGGCTTgattaattatttcaacTGGTAATTGAGTTGAAGCTTTAGCATCTCcatttgaagttgattcTATAACCACATCATCCATTGGTTCGTCTTTTCCAATAGATACTGCTAACTGTTGTAATGCCAGTCTAGCTTCGtctctttctttgataGCCTTTGCTGCGACTCTTACTGCTGCGTCGTGGTGGTATAAAGCTGCACTCAACTCCTCTCTGGCTTTATGTAACTGTTTTCTCAATGCAAATACTTCCAATGCTAAGGAATCCCATTCATTCTGAAAGGTCGATAATAACGAAGGTATTGAATTGAAACTAGGTGGTTTTGGTGGTGCAATCGTCGATGTTACGCTATTGATACCTACCAACTCTTCTATTGTTAAATCCTCATCATTAACTGGATCTTTACCACTAGTCGATATATAATTCTCGATAAGTCTTCTCTCAAAGATCGATCCACTCTTTGGTGAAATAACTGGCTCCTTCGGCGTTTCGCCAGAAACTAGATTCGAGTTAGTAactgaattaattttatgGTTCACAATTTACATGGAATTCCTTACATACTTGAACAAATCAttctataattatataCTGATTAATAGACTTATTAGATAGCTGAATTTGTATCTTGTTTATATGAGATATGAGATGAGAGTCTACACAATTTTGCGTATCGCACTACTTATAAAGATATAGAATCATGAAggcatatatttgatttgaCTTAAAAGAACAAGTATAATGTGACGTATTAGATGCAGAGAGTAGCCAGCGGCATTTATTAGAAGATCTTTATagatttcttctttttggtTTGTTTAatgtaaatcattaattaatagttttgatgatgattatatCCCATTTCGTAGCCATTTTTTTCAGGTACAGCAGGAGCATCAAGAGGCTTGTATTTCTTTCTGTTATTAGATAAACAGCCGCAGCAATGGCCGATGATGGTGAATATAAGCACTAACAATGCTGCGGCAACTGCAGACCATATCAATGCATAAAATGCAATCGATAAGAAAGACTTAATACCAAGCTCTCCggtattttcattaatttgttttctCACATAGATATAAGCACCAGTTGCTAACCCTGCTCCAATAATACCAGTGAGGAAAACCAATGTTTGAAAGAGGAAGTTGATACATGAAAGACAACAATTACTTGGGTCCACACAACATCCAATAAGTTGAACGAATACACCAATAGCTGACAAAATAGCCATGATCAATATCAATGCGAACGCGGCCTTAGTCAAGTTGTTTAAAAGCGTAAGTTGCTTGTTTAAGTTACCAGGCAAATTTAAAGTCTCATATGTAATATTATCAACTATTTGTTCCAATACCGTTCTCACATCAGACGAAATGTCAATACTACCCGATGCGCCTGTAATCTTATCATTTATAGTATTgttcaattcttgtttgataatttctAGCGGGTCGAAGAAATATGCTGGCTTAGGATCGGAGCACCACTTAAAATCGATATCCGAGTTATCGAAGCCCTTTTCTGTTTTTGAACTGCCCTTAACTTCTCCCTTACAGTAACCCCACAAACTGATCGAGTATACCTGCGCCAACCCCATATCTTCGtaagttattgaattaacGATGCCGCTGATAGTCGATCCAATATCTGATAAACTACTGGCAAGGTCCTTTTCCACCACCGTACGACCAGGTAAAATAGTATCTCTCTTACTATCAGGATGTATAGTATCTCTCTTGGAGAATCCATTGAAATCTATAAGCTGCGACACATCTAAATCAGTAAGATGGAAATCtaacaaatatattttggtCAAGTAGGCTTCATTTTTGTATGATCCAACTAATGCAAATATCGATAATACTGTGGTCGCTATCGAAAGCAAGATGATTATTAATCTGACGATTCTAAACATTTCCGTTGTAATACACGTTTctattcaatatttgatctAAACCAATGTTTATTTACACAGATGCTTTATGTTAATTCGTCGCACCCGCTCTTTATAAATCAGTTTCGTGATTTGTTTCTAAATATAAACTGAATGATCCAAACCAaggattttattttttttggCCAATCgcaaatatatatatatatagagatATCCTATATGAACCAAGAAAATCGGCATCTACGCATCGGTCGGATCGAATCGTCAGGTAATTAATTGTCTTGGTGGCTGGCTATGGTGCTAAAAATATTGCTGGCTTATTGATTCATGTGTGCGGCGTACACTAAAGCACAGGACAGGGGTGTTGTATGCAAACGTTTTGGCTGATCCaagtaataatataaagaacCATTTAATTCCTAATATAGCGTATCTATGCGTTCCGCTAATTATGTGTAGATGGGTATAGGAAAGGAAAATTACTGTAAAAAGAAAGCTTATATTAACCTATGCTacagaattaaaatatacaaTGGGAGGAATCTTCATACATTGGCCTCTTCCATGTCGTCGAAGCCATCCAAAAGTTCCTTTTCGAGTTCGTCCAAGTCCACCTCGCTCTCTGGTTCGGCTTGTTGTGTCTTTTGTTTCTTAGATGTAACTTCTTGTTGCAAGATTATGTCTTCGTCAGCCTCTAGACTTCTCTTTTTATTAACCTTGTATgcatctttaataaatgaatcGAACGGTTTGCTAACTTCAGCCTTGTCGTTGTCGGTGTCTTCATTGTCGTTATTGTCGTCGTCATTGTcgttatcatcatcatccttTTCTGAATTGTCATCTTCACTTATTCCTGCCAAGAAATCATCAACCTCTTGATTCGCATTGTCCAAATCATATTCTTCTACGGAACCGATAGAATCAAACCTGGGTCTGCTTTCAATTGTATTGATTTGTTTCTGCTTTTGAGATTCTAATCCCTTTTGGTATTTTTTGAGATCCTTGTCTTCTAGGTACcaattatcttcttcgCTTTCAACTAAGTAATCTGTTTCATCCACCTTTCCCCAGGCACTCAAGCAAGCAAATAGCCAATCTGGGTTCACTATCTTCACGTTTGGTAAGATCTTCTTTGCAACCCTAACCTTGAACGTTGGGCCAGACTTAAATGAATTTGCATTTGGATCCCTACATACCACATGTGTCACCTCAGGATATACTTCGTTCACTACCTTGACACCAAATTGCTTACACCAAATGACAATATCGGCCGTATCTAAATTTATACCTAATGGCAAAATACCAGAAAATAGAATTGTGATGCCTTCTAAACATTTGCTCTTTAAAAATGGAATAATATGTGTTAAATCGGGCTTTAAATGTGgactttttattttgtttgcAGCCAatattttgtaatattCTGAATGAATTCTCACTAACGCCTTCTTCAACGAGTATAACTCATTATCATCGTCGTACAATAAATTATCTTCCTCCtcatcctcttcttcttttttatcACCATCACTTTCTTCAGGTGAACTTGAACCAGATGGAGAATGAGAATCATGTTCATGGATTTTGTCCAAATCATGTTGTAACTTTGCTAAAGGTCTGTcatgttgttgttgttccAAAGACATATTTCTACTTATAGATTGTTCCATAAGTAAACTTGCATTATCTTCTCCTCCTCCCATTTCTAATATTCTATCCACAGGTGATGAAGATGGAGTGTCATTCTCCTGGCTCGGGTTATCGTCCTCTTCACTAGCCTCTTTATCGTTTTCATTTGCTTCagattcttcatcatcgGTGGAATTTTTTTCGTTTTCAAGCGCTTCTAACTTTgcaattgattttcttttcttagTTGGGCCAGTTAGTTGGCCAAACTTCTTAGGCAAAAAGCTAGAATTAATATCACCAATTCCAACAAAGAAGTCATATGGTAC encodes:
- a CDS encoding DEHA2F02992p (weakly similar to uniprot|P53093 Saccharomyces cerevisiae YGL198W YIP4 Protein that interacts with Rab GTPases), whose protein sequence is MNTLIVDILFHTIKTNITSMSSGTWNPPSYSAQDADEFIIADEDETSSQRIQPDVTEHTPMSTSSHNANANANTNSMFSSFSFGPKVDLSSTFAPFTQSKTFTDSNTIKERQYSGGDTLDEPVWNTLKRDLSQIGRRLAIVVWPMQLASLAAKQQSRLIDFASNNGINLPQSIVNARRISVSENQNDDEDEDRETGVTGDELLSQTTLEWDLWGPLIFSLAYSVTLGVSASKNETNSVFSGSFSFIWLFFIVIGLNIQLLGGNISFMSAISATGYSMFPITCGTLICTLVVKWKLIRIIIMSILGAWSIYSGVMSLKCSGVLPGRVLLAIYPVGLMYSVLSWLCIIT
- a CDS encoding DEHA2F03036p (similar to uniprot|Q03262 Saccharomyces cerevisiae YMR278w); the encoded protein is MEEYSEEQIKTLNTLVEQWISVDINPKSRKEIIELQQEGNYSKLNEKLSKRIAFGTAGLRSTMTSGFAHMNDVTILQASQGLIKYLLEKNESNQNLSIVVGYDHRFHSQRFAEITASVALTQGFKVYYLGSTTNLSRESIELSEAKFNELQEADRGYVHTPLVPFAIDYFKASAGVMVTASHNPAQDNGYKVYYGNGCQIIPPNDSGIANSIERNLDPWLNQHVWDIVGNFKKNADKLLFGVKGKATEMYVNAVNELLIQNHKLSYDFTYTPMHGVGMEIFDKIISLFETKSDIKPVTEQMNPDPEFSTVKFPNPEEKGALALSIKNANESGHKLVIANDPDADRFSVAIKSYKTNEWVQLTGNEIGFLFAMYVIEELTPENKLDKTYLINSTVSSQVLASMAQHHGFKFIDTLTGFKWIGNKAIDLKKEGFNVPFGYEEAIGFMFSVANDKDGISALVIWLQLYETWFANKENYDPVDKLNEGYEKYGWYKEANGYYKLNDLSMTQKIFENTIRKSYEGRPHPQTLGDTFLVDSWRDLTLGYDTSTPTHVPDLPVDPTSQMITATLKPKDAQSDNELVRFTCRGSGTEPKLKIYIEGKSDIGENRALSLAKLCWNTLKTEWFKPEENGLQEVI
- a CDS encoding DEHA2F03102p (similar to p|Q03254 uniprot|Q03254 Saccharomyces cerevisiae YMR277W FCP1 Carboxy-terminal domain (CTD) phosphatase essential for dephosphorylation of the repeated C-terminal domain of the RNA polymerase II large subunit (Rpo21p)) — protein: MAELTSITLPQSVPFPVTISSILCRQGETVPKHQTLFKYKYWDYQDDPNSKEETPPKIRVERIGTYESPIEGEVNSINVCLSDEIAHSGVELCFIKEPCAHAVQYGGLCALCGKAVEDEKDYSGYNYEDRATISMSHDNTGLKISLDEATKIEHNTTDRLSREKKLILVVDLDQTVIHATVDPTVGEWQSDPSNPNYPAVKNVRSFCLEEDPIAPPGWTGPKLPPSKCWYYVKLRPGLEEFLRSASDLYEMHIYTMATRNYALAIAKIIDPEGEYFGDRILSRDESGSLTHKNLKRLFPVDQSMVVIIDDRGDVWQWENNLIKVVPYDFFVGIGDINSSFLPKKFGQLTGPTKKRKSIAKLEALENEKNSTDDEESEANENDKEASEEDDNPSQENDTPSSSPVDRILEMGGGEDNASLLMEQSISRNMSLEQQQHDRPLAKLQHDLDKIHEHDSHSPSGSSSPEESDGDKKEEEDEEEDNLLYDDDNELYSLKKALVRIHSEYYKILAANKIKSPHLKPDLTHIIPFLKSKCLEGITILFSGILPLGINLDTADIVIWCKQFGVKVVNEVYPEVTHVVCRDPNANSFKSGPTFKVRVAKKILPNVKIVNPDWLFACLSAWGKVDETDYLVESEEDNWYLEDKDLKKYQKGLESQKQKQINTIESRPRFDSIGSVEEYDLDNANQEVDDFLAGISEDDNSEKDDDDNDNDDDNNDNEDTDNDKAEVSKPFDSFIKDAYKVNKKRSLEADEDIILQQEVTSKKQKTQQAEPESEVDLDELEKELLDGFDDMEEANV
- a CDS encoding DEHA2F03058p (weakly similar to uniprot|P32523 Saccharomyces cerevisiae YLL036C PRP19 Splicing factor associated with the spliceosome), which translates into the protein MICSISGETPKEPVISPKSGSIFERRLIENYISTSGKDPVNDEDLTIEELVGINSVTSTIAPPKPPSFNSIPSLLSTFQNEWDSLALEVFALRKQLHKAREELSAALYHHDAAVRVAAKAIKERDEARSALQQLAVSIGKDEPMDDVVIESTSNGDAKASTQLPVEIINQARDELFQLHKSQKPTLPITPEQNITVEFIANHAQPFKKAENSFVNATNKILLVGSSTGSVAVYNFNNPGKNNVTKITHKGLVTAVNQVIHKDEQVPILAYKEKVFVRDSKTLFEHNHEGEIFQIVSHPTLTNLFILFSRDGTWSLNDLDEMAVLFRSSKVNNICCGDIHVDGALLGTGTENGEVTIYNLTSGQSVFNIKSKYPNIKKLSFASNGYWLLVSSANGENASCLDIIDLRKNAIIHSIEFSNELVDFAIDPSSSIIITYDSRNMLSLHRYIKKGKKWLDNLSEKTIEESNSALLSLDILNTADDEEFKNTGEIKFAGVTQNSSILEFQLAYA
- a CDS encoding DEHA2F03014p (similar to uniprot|P23642 Saccharomyces cerevisiae YML115C VAN1 Mannosyltransferase with a role in protein N-glycosylation), whose product is MPLRNAESVLPMAFHNLMNLTYDHSLIDIAFLVSDCSPDDRTLETVFEYSVALQNGTLLNKLQLGERQRHANVIKGSSDLYQLYMDPDYMNNIKKSYNPETFHENYHKPFRSISIFRKDFGQVIGQGFSDRHAVKVQGIRRKLMGRARNWLTSNALKSYHSWVYWRDVDIETCPGSVIQDLMKHDYDVMVPNVWRPLPTFLGNEQPYDLNSWVESEAAVELAKSLDEEDVIVEGYAEYPTWRVHLAYIRDPNGDPNEIIDIDGVGGVSILARARIFRQGVHFPAFTFLNHAETEAFGKMAKSMGFRVGGLPHYTIWHIYEPSEDDLREIAKMERKKRRQKGK
- a CDS encoding DEHA2F03080p (weakly similar to uniprot|Q06991 Saccharomyces cerevisiae YLR414C Protein of unknown function) codes for the protein MFRIVRLIIILLSIATTVLSIFALVGSYKNEAYLTKIYLLDFHLTDLDVSQLIDFNGFSKRDTIHPDSKRDTILPGRTVVEKDLASSLSDIGSTISGIVNSITYEDMGLAQVYSISLWGYCKGEVKGSSKTEKGFDNSDIDFKWCSDPKPAYFFDPLEIIKQELNNTINDKITGASGSIDISSDVRTVLEQIVDNITYETLNLPGNLNKQLTLLNNLTKAAFALILIMAILSAIGVFVQLIGCCVDPSNCCLSCINFLFQTLVFLTGIIGAGLATGAYIYVRKQINENTGELGIKSFLSIAFYALIWSAVAAALLVLIFTIIGHCCGCLSNNRKKYKPLDAPAVPEKNGYEMGYNHHQNY